Proteins from a genomic interval of Collinsella sp. zg1085:
- a CDS encoding PTS mannose/fructose/sorbose transporter subunit IIAB, whose translation MNQLILASHGDFARGARDTISMVLGESAMPVHVVSLLRDDTESIRDRVSALLQSFSPDDTVYICTDMLGSSVNNEMLELMQTDGRVKVISGMNIPLILTLATAQQPLLDAELAQLITDARLGICDCSATLSQQKAATTVKLETTQKQKGVQANKGPANISLVRLDYRLLHGQVVFSWMNTVGAERIIVVDNAAAQDEVRVSALKLAKPAGVRLNIFTVERAISKMDKLNTLGENVMMIFGNVRELRTFCESYRIDVINFGAAANHEGATPVGGRDTSVFLDAAEKADAQALLDMGISIYEQQTPTQAKTSILAF comes from the coding sequence ATGAATCAGCTCATTCTTGCATCCCATGGAGACTTTGCGCGTGGTGCACGCGATACCATCTCTATGGTCTTGGGGGAGAGCGCAATGCCAGTTCACGTGGTGAGTCTGCTTAGAGATGACACCGAGTCGATTCGCGACAGAGTATCTGCTTTGCTGCAGAGTTTTTCTCCTGATGACACGGTGTATATCTGTACCGACATGCTGGGCAGTAGCGTCAACAATGAGATGCTTGAACTTATGCAAACAGATGGGCGCGTGAAGGTGATAAGTGGTATGAACATTCCGCTTATTCTTACGCTGGCTACGGCGCAGCAGCCGCTTTTAGATGCTGAACTCGCCCAGCTAATCACCGATGCACGTCTTGGCATTTGTGATTGCTCGGCAACTTTATCTCAGCAAAAAGCAGCGACAACAGTCAAACTAGAGACCACTCAGAAGCAAAAGGGTGTGCAAGCTAACAAGGGTCCTGCAAACATTTCGCTGGTGCGCCTTGACTATCGCCTGCTTCACGGTCAAGTTGTGTTCTCGTGGATGAACACGGTAGGCGCTGAACGTATTATTGTGGTTGATAACGCTGCTGCTCAAGATGAGGTTCGCGTATCGGCATTAAAGCTGGCAAAGCCAGCAGGCGTGCGGCTCAATATTTTTACGGTTGAGCGTGCAATTTCTAAGATGGACAAGCTCAATACCTTAGGCGAAAACGTCATGATGATTTTTGGCAACGTGCGTGAGCTTCGTACATTCTGTGAGAGTTATCGAATTGACGTCATAAATTTTGGCGCCGCTGCCAATCACGAGGGGGCAACTCCGGTAGGCGGACGAGACACTTCAGTGTTCTTAGACGCAGCAGAAAAAGCTGATGCGCAGGCACTGCTTGACATGGGCATTTCAATTTATGAGCAGCAAACCCCCACACAAGCAAAAACAAGCATTTTGGCCTTCTAG
- a CDS encoding PTS sugar transporter subunit IIC, with the protein MDQLVHALLVGLVGVFCILDSRLLGRLNFEQPLIGATLVGCVLGDIPTGLAVGAAVELVTMGLVSVGAAVPPDMVLGGIVASAFACLTGASAETAMTIAIPIAVLGQLLGIVFRSVIAALTHVADAAIEQGKFKKAYRMHIVAGTILYSLMYFIPIFLAVYAGADAVQAIVDQIPDWLSAGLGVASKVLTAYGLALLLSMMLNKGMTAFLFLGFMLASYLKLSVIAVSGFGLILAFLISTMGFNQSNFVSSGAVLDDYDPLEDED; encoded by the coding sequence ATGGACCAATTGGTACACGCTCTTCTGGTTGGTTTGGTCGGCGTGTTTTGTATCCTTGATTCGCGCTTGCTTGGTCGCCTTAACTTTGAGCAGCCGCTGATAGGTGCAACACTCGTTGGCTGCGTACTCGGCGATATTCCTACTGGCCTTGCGGTAGGCGCTGCTGTTGAGCTGGTAACTATGGGGCTTGTCTCGGTAGGCGCTGCGGTTCCACCAGATATGGTGCTAGGCGGCATTGTAGCCTCAGCCTTTGCTTGCCTTACAGGTGCTTCTGCCGAAACTGCCATGACCATTGCTATTCCCATTGCAGTGCTCGGGCAGCTCCTCGGCATTGTATTTCGCTCGGTAATTGCTGCACTTACACACGTTGCCGATGCTGCTATAGAACAGGGCAAGTTTAAGAAAGCCTATCGCATGCATATTGTGGCGGGCACCATTTTGTACTCACTCATGTATTTCATTCCTATTTTCCTTGCGGTGTACGCCGGTGCCGATGCAGTTCAGGCAATTGTGGACCAAATTCCTGATTGGCTAAGTGCTGGTTTAGGCGTGGCAAGTAAGGTGCTTACTGCTTATGGTTTGGCGCTCCTACTTTCCATGATGCTCAACAAAGGTATGACGGCCTTTTTGTTCTTGGGCTTTATGCTGGCGTCATATCTCAAGCTTTCGGTTATTGCAGTCTCTGGATTTGGTCTTATTTTGGCTTTCCTTATAAGCACCATGGGTTTTAACCAGAGCAATTTTGTAAGCTCAGGCGCAGTGTTAGACGACTATGACCCGCTTGAAGATGAAGACTAG
- a CDS encoding PTS system mannose/fructose/sorbose family transporter subunit IID gives MSTASTSKNWKIWQLFWRSWAIQDSWNYERQMNMGFLYGLVPTLDRMYPDESDPVQLERKKEAYRRHMAFYNCTPQTSAFVLGLASSMEEEYAKDPESLDPNSINAMKTSLMGPLSGIGDSFFQGTIRVIAFGLGVQLAQQGQILGPILAMVISFFPSALVTWFAAKFGYEGGHQYLSRLQEGKLMDKVMYACGVVGLMAVGAMIATVIGAGTPASFSQGTLVIQDILDTIMPQMIPLLLTGGMYALIKKGVKNGWLLVIALVGGILLSVAGVLS, from the coding sequence ATGTCTACAGCATCAACGTCAAAGAATTGGAAAATCTGGCAGCTCTTTTGGCGCTCTTGGGCCATTCAAGACTCATGGAATTACGAACGCCAGATGAATATGGGCTTCTTATACGGTCTTGTGCCTACGCTCGATCGTATGTATCCAGACGAGTCTGACCCCGTACAGCTTGAGCGCAAAAAAGAGGCATACCGCCGCCACATGGCCTTTTATAACTGTACGCCACAGACCAGCGCGTTTGTACTTGGTCTGGCGTCTTCAATGGAAGAGGAGTATGCCAAGGACCCAGAAAGCCTCGACCCTAACTCCATCAATGCCATGAAGACCTCATTGATGGGACCGCTCTCAGGTATTGGCGATTCGTTTTTCCAAGGCACTATTCGCGTAATTGCTTTTGGCTTGGGCGTGCAGCTTGCTCAGCAGGGTCAAATTTTAGGCCCTATCTTGGCTATGGTTATCTCATTTTTCCCGTCGGCGCTGGTTACCTGGTTTGCAGCTAAGTTTGGATATGAGGGAGGACACCAATACCTGTCGCGCCTGCAAGAAGGCAAGCTCATGGACAAGGTTATGTATGCTTGTGGTGTTGTTGGTCTTATGGCAGTAGGTGCCATGATTGCAACCGTCATTGGCGCCGGAACACCAGCAAGCTTCTCTCAGGGGACGCTGGTTATCCAGGATATTCTCGATACCATCATGCCTCAGATGATTCCTCTTCTACTAACGGGTGGTATGTATGCCCTTATTAAGAAGGGTGTTAAAAACGGGTGGCTTTTAGTCATTGCGCTTGTGGGTGGAATTTTGCTCTCGGTTGCAGGAGTTTTGTCGTAG
- a CDS encoding SIS domain-containing protein, with the protein MYEIDLACPQQIVAHLLKAHEIKQVAFVGCGASMSELYPAFYFLKNNTQQLNVQIFTANEFNYDKPAWLGTHTLVVSCSLGGGTPETVEANKCAKAAGASVIAITHIPDSALTEGVDAVIVHGFEANYAAKTEKMGYALALALELLYQIEGTELYEDMCAGLTGVFEVAENAALSSGKDAALWAHAHKDDDCIHFMASGASEKVAYSTSLFLMMEMQWINSGNFNSGEYFHGPFELTDDKHSFVLFMSDGKTRPMDARALAFLQRFDAQYLLIDAKDFGLTNVVPASVATYISPLVHTAVMRVYAEQLAEARQHPLTKRRYMWKLTY; encoded by the coding sequence ATGTACGAAATCGATCTTGCATGTCCCCAACAAATTGTTGCTCACTTGCTTAAGGCGCACGAAATTAAGCAAGTTGCCTTTGTGGGCTGCGGTGCGTCTATGTCTGAGCTCTATCCGGCTTTTTATTTCTTGAAAAACAATACGCAGCAGCTTAATGTCCAAATTTTTACGGCAAATGAGTTTAACTATGATAAACCTGCATGGCTGGGTACTCATACCTTGGTTGTTAGCTGCTCATTAGGTGGTGGCACACCTGAAACAGTTGAAGCTAATAAGTGTGCAAAAGCTGCCGGTGCATCGGTTATTGCAATTACACATATACCAGATTCTGCACTCACCGAAGGCGTTGACGCGGTGATTGTTCATGGCTTTGAAGCAAACTATGCGGCAAAAACAGAAAAGATGGGTTATGCCTTAGCACTTGCACTTGAGTTGTTGTACCAAATTGAGGGAACTGAGCTGTATGAGGATATGTGTGCTGGCTTAACTGGGGTTTTTGAAGTGGCTGAAAACGCAGCTTTAAGTTCTGGAAAAGATGCGGCACTTTGGGCTCATGCTCATAAAGATGACGACTGCATTCATTTTATGGCGTCGGGTGCAAGCGAGAAGGTTGCATATTCTACATCGCTCTTTTTGATGATGGAAATGCAGTGGATTAATTCGGGCAACTTTAATTCAGGTGAGTATTTCCACGGTCCTTTTGAGCTAACCGATGACAAACATAGCTTTGTACTGTTTATGTCTGATGGAAAAACACGTCCGATGGACGCTCGTGCACTTGCGTTCTTACAGCGCTTTGATGCACAGTACTTGCTTATTGATGCAAAAGACTTTGGTTTAACCAATGTTGTGCCTGCATCGGTTGCTACCTATATAAGCCCGCTGGTACATACGGCGGTGATGCGTGTATACGCAGAACAGCTCGCTGAGGCGCGTCAGCACCCCTTGACCAAGCGCCGGTATATGTGGAAGCTCACGTATTAG